A stretch of the Uranotaenia lowii strain MFRU-FL chromosome 3, ASM2978415v1, whole genome shotgun sequence genome encodes the following:
- the LOC129752337 gene encoding uncharacterized protein LOC129752337, whose protein sequence is MDEMVEARIPGTRTDSSETFRFAKILSDFRAPEVAHFWDMYARMDASDSDGPKPVLPPSEQVETRFELRYLTPEIISSRDILWYRQRPQQPLLLLPCTSDRCATENQFML, encoded by the exons ATGGACGAGATGGTGGAAGCTCGGATCCCCGGAACTCGGACGGATTCTAGCGAAACCTTCAG GTTTGCCAAGATTCTATCCGACTTCCGGGCTCCGGAAGTTGCCCATTTTTGGGATATGTATGCTAGAATGGATGCCAGTGATTCCGATGGACCGAAACCAGTACTCCCTCCGTCGGAGCAGGTTGAAACACGGTTTGAGCTACGGTACTTAACGCCGGAAATAATATCGAGCAGAGACATTTTGTGGTACAGG cAAAGACCTCAACAACCGCTCTTGTTGCTTCCGTGTACCAGTGACCGTTGCGCCACGGAGAACCAATTCATGCTCTAG